Proteins found in one Quercus robur chromosome 2, dhQueRobu3.1, whole genome shotgun sequence genomic segment:
- the LOC126707663 gene encoding mechanosensitive ion channel protein 10-like — translation MAETEKQVVVEIPIPIPGEEEEEEEVVEESSSNSKPIKIIDASAKAKGSPEICSWYSPTNTNTSKPPKVPTTTTTTNVNDNLTRRRSLARSVYSKPKSRFGEPSYPLLLTPNDHNNNKGLHFQEQLQTETSPNNSFSMATAMASPNNKSARPVSITPKTPLMSSPGDDDQDEEIYKKVVLSKEKHRRLKTKVLIELTVFVCILVCLVASLTLERLKNFMVWGLEFWKWFVLVMVIFSGMLVTKWFMHLIVFLIEMNFLLRKKVLYFVHGLKKSVQVFIWLGLVLLTWVFLFNGGVQRSKIATKILDYVTWTLVSLLIGAFLWLLKTLLLKILASKFHVNTFFDRIQESIFHQYVLQTLSGPPLILEAERVGRSPSTGQLSFRSTKNKKNSKGGKEKEVIDMAKLHKMKQEKVSAWTMKVLVDAVMSSGLSTISNALDESVDDGGGEQMDKEITNEMEATAAAYHIFMNVAESGSKYIDEYDFLRFMIKEEVDLVFPLFEGADTGRIDRKALTYWVVKIYKGRKALAHALNDTKTAVKQLNKLVTVILIVVTVIVWLLLMEIATTKVLVFFSSQLVVAAFMFGNTCKTIFEAIIFVFVMHPFDVGDRCVIDGVQMMVEEMNILTTVFLKLNNEKVYYPNSVLATKPISNYYRSPDMGDYVQFSIDFVTPIERIGMLKDKIKTYLEKNPQHWHPNHNVLVKEIENVNKIKMGLYVFHTMNFQDFGEKNRRRTELVIEIKKIFEELNIRYNLLPQDVHLLHIGSETTNAANK, via the exons ATGGCAGAGACAGAGAAGCAAGTGGTTGTGGAAATCCCTATCCCTATCCCAggcgaagaagaagaagaagaagaagtagtagAAGAGTCTTCTTCGAATTCgaaacccattaaaataatagaCGCATCAGCAAAAGCAAAAGGGTCACCGGAGATCTGTAGCTGGTACAGTCCCACCAACACAAACACTTCCAAGCCTCCCAAAgtccccaccaccaccaccaccaccaatgtCAATGACAACCTTACACGCAGACGTTCTCTTGCAAGGTCTGTTTATTCCAAACCCAAATCAAGATTTGGGGAACCATCTTATCCTCTATTATTAACTCCAAAtgaccacaacaacaacaagggTTTGCATTTCCAAGAACAATTACAAACTGAGACTTCTCCTAATAATTCCTTCAGTATGGCCACAGCCATGGCGTCCCCTAATAATAAGTCTGCCAGACCTGTCTCCATCACTCCTAAGACGCCCCTCATGTCGTCTCCGGGGGATGATGATCAGGATGAAGAGATTTACAAGAAAGTTGTTTTGAGTAAAGAGAAGCACAGGAGACTAAAGACTAAGGTTTTGATTGAGCTAACTGTGTTTGTATGCATTTTGGTGTGCCTGGTGGCTAGCTTAACTCTTGAGAGGTTGAAGAATTTCATGGTGTGGGGTTTGGAGTTTTGGAAATGGTTCGTCCTTGTCATGGTCATCTTCTCGGGAATGTTGGTTACCAAATGGTTTATGCATCTGATTGTGTTCTTGATTGAAATGAACTTTTTGCTTAGGAAGAAGGTGCTCTATTTTGTTCATGGATTGAAGAAGAGTGTTCAAGTCTTTATTTGGTTGGGATTGGTTCTTCTTACATGGGTATTTCTCTTCAATGGCGGGGTTCAGCGGTCGAAGATTGCCACCAAGATTTTGGATTATGTGACATGGACTCTTGTTTCCCTTCTCATTGGGGCGTTTTTATGGCTATTAAAGACATTATTGCTGAAGATCTTAGCGTCCAAGTTCCATGTGAACACCTTCTTTGATCGAATTCAGGAATCAATCTTCCATCAGTATGTTTTGCAGACCCTTTCGGGGCCTCCGCTGATATTGGAGGCTGAGAGGGTTGGGAGATCACCGAGCACTGGTCAATTGAGTTTTAGGAGTacgaagaacaagaaaaatagcAAAGGTGGGAAGGAGAAAGAGGTAATTGATATGGCAAAGCTTCATAAGATGAAACAAGAGAAGGTTTCTGCTTGGACAATGAAGGTGTTGGTTGATGCAGTGATGAGTTCAGGGCTGTCGACAATCTCAAATGCACTAGATGAAAGTGTTGATGATGGAGGTGGTGAGCAGATGGATAAGGAGATTACAAATGAGATGGAAGCAACTGCCGCCGCCTATCACATTTTCATGAATGTTGCTGAGTCTGGTTCCAA GTACATAGATGAGTACGACTTCCTGAGATTCATGATCAAGGAAGAAGTGGATCTTGTGTTTCCACTGTTTGAAGGAGCAGATACAGGAAGGATTGACAGAAAAGCTCTTACATATTGGGTG GTGAAGATCTACAAGGGCCGCAAAGCACTAGCACATGCTCTAAATGATACAAAAACCGCTGTGAAGCAGTTAAACAAACTCGTAACTGTGATCCTGATTGTTGTGACTGTTATCGTGTGGCTTCTCTTGATGGAAATTGCAACAACAAAAGTTCTTGTCTTCTTCTCATCACAGCTTGTCGTGGCAGCTTTTATGTTTGGAAATACCTGCAAGACTATATTTGAAGCtattatatttgtatttgtaatGCATCCATTTGACGTTGGTGATCGCTGTGTCATTGATGGTGTTCAG ATGATGGTTGAAGAGATGAACATCTTAACAACAGTCTTCCTGAAACTCAATAATGAAAAGGTGTACTATCCAAATTCAGTTTTGGCCACAAAACCCATCAGTAATTACTATAGAAGCCCTGATATGGGGGATTATGTTCAATTCTCAATTGATTTTGTGACACCAATAGAGAGGATTGGGATGCTGAAAGATAAAATAAAGAC GTACCTGGAGAAAAATCCACAACACTGGCATCCTAACCACAATGTGTTGGTGAAGGAGATTGAAAATGTGAATAAGATAAAGATGGGTCTCTACGTCTTTCACACAATGAACTTTCAAGATTTTGGAGAGAAGAACAGGCGAAGAACTGAATTAGTTattgaaattaagaaaatatttgaagaGCTTAATATCAGATACAATCTCCTGCCCCAAGATGTTCATCTTCTCCATATTGGGTCCGAAACAACAAATGCAGCCAACAAATGA
- the LOC126707662 gene encoding uncharacterized protein LOC126707662: MASSVSMAMPLTSAAHNKLNQPSSEFFFKPLPIIPSKKAMFVKPKSKVRLQVQASLKEKAVTGLTAAAFTASMVIPEVAEAAGPGVSPSLKNFLLSIVAGGVVLAVIAGAVVGVANFDPVKRS, encoded by the coding sequence ATGGCATCTTCTGTTTCAATGGCGATGCCACTCACTTCCGCGGCCCATAATAAGCTAAACCAGCCTAGCTCAGAATTCTTCTTCAAGCCATTACCAATAATACCATCAAAAAAGGCTATGTTTGTGAAGCCGAAGTCAAAAGTCCGGCTTCAAGTGCAGGCCTCTCTTAAGGAAAAGGCTGTGACAGGCCTAACAGCAGCTGCATTTACAGCCTCAATGGTTATACCTGAGGTGGCTGAGGCAGCAGGGCCTGGTGTGTCCCCATCTCTTAAGAACTTTCTGCTCAGCATTGTTGCCGGTGGAGTCGTGCTAGCAGTGATTGCTGGAGCTGTTGTTGGTGTTGCCAACTTTGACCCTGTTAAGCGAAGCTGA
- the LOC126707656 gene encoding thermospermine synthase ACAULIS5, with amino-acid sequence MGEEAIQFFHTNGYANGFLKIHEETNQTLTNNHEDCSWYEEVIDDDLKWSFALKRVLHKGISDYQEIALLDTKRFGKVLVIDGKMQSAEVDEFIYHECLIHPALICHPEAKTVFIMGGGEGSAAREALKHKSLEKVVMCDIDQEVVDFCRRYLTVNQETFCHKKLNLVINDAKAELEKRDEKFDIIVGDLADPVEGGPCYQLYTKSFYEKILKPKLNENGIFVTQAGPAGIFTHKEVFTSIYNTIKQVFKYVVSYTAHVPSFADTWGWVMASDQPFSINAEDIDKRIEARINGELLYLNGASFLSSATMNKTVTLSLLNETHIYTEESARFIHGHGVAYRR; translated from the exons ATGGGTGAGGAGGCTATTCAGTTCTTCCATACCAATGGGTATGCCAATGGGTTCTTAAAGATTCATGAAGAAACTAATCAAACACTTACTAATAATCATGAGGACTGTTCTTGGTATGAAGAAGTGATTGATGATGATCTCAAATGGTCCTTTGCATTGAAGAG GGTGCTACATAAAGGGATTAGTGACTACCAGGAGATAGCTCTTTTGGACACGAAACGTTTCGGGAAG GTCTTGGTGATTGATGGGAAGATGCAAAGTGCAGAGGTGGATGAGTTTATTTATCATGAATGCTTGATTCATCCCGCTCTCATATGTCACCCAGA AGCCAAAACCGTATTCATAATGGGTGGTGGTGAGGGGTCGGCTGCAAGGGAAGCACTCAAGCACAAATCATTGGAGAAAGTTGTTATGTGTGATATTGACCAG GAGGTGGTCGACTTCTGTCGTAGATACTTGACTGTAAATCAAGAGACATTTTGTCACAAGAAGCTTAATCTTGTTATTAATGATGCCAA GGCTGAATTAGAGAAGAGGGATGAGAAATTCGATATCATAGTTGGAGATTTGGCAGACCCAGTTGAAGGAGGTCCTTGCTATCAGCTCTACACAAAATCTTTCTacgagaaaattctaaaacctaAGCTCAATGAGAATGGCATCTTTGTGACACAG GCTGGACCAGCGGGTATTTTCACACACAAGGAGGTCTTCACCTCTATATACAACACAATCAAGCAAGTCTTCAAGT ATGTGGTTTCATACACAGCTCACGTGCCATCTTTTGCAGATACATGGGGATGGGTCATG GCCTCAGACCAACCTTTCTCTATTAACGCTGAGGATATTGACAAAAGGATTGAAGCAAGAATTAATGGCGAATTACTCTATTTAAATGGTGCCTCGTTCCTTTCCTCTGCCACCATGAACAAGACCGTTACTCTATC GTTGTTGAATGAAACTCACATCTACACAGAAGAAAGTGCAAGATTCATTCATGGACATGGGGTAGCTTATCGCCGTTGA
- the LOC126716149 gene encoding uncharacterized protein LOC126716149 codes for MEWFHHDVAGQPMSFSDLISRFMHSQEDDYRLELFSIMAWLLWNRRNAKHFGRPVQPLTKICSLAGTYLHEFLAAQAKPPKPPDPIILQQWRPPDNNVYKVNFDAATFRTTNSAGTGVIVRDCAGEVIGALSMPIPLPQSVAAVEALACRRAVKFAAEIGLTRVVFEGDSAVVINAISSTKGDQTSYGNVIEDICAVASGFQLVEFHYVPRVCNTVADALAKKASTVTDIQVWLEVCPTDIIPLVLRDFSNVRNDP; via the coding sequence ATGGAGTGGTTCCACCATGACGTGGCTGGACAGCCTATGTCTTTCAGCGATCTTATATCCAGATTCATGCATTCTCAGGAGGATGATTACAGACTTGAACTCTTCTCAATCATGGCTTGGCTGCTGTGGAATAGGCGCAACGCCAAGCACTTTGGCCGCCCAGTCCAGCCACTCACCAAGATATGTAGCTTGGCCGGTACCTACCTCCATGAATTCCTTGCAGCCCAGGCCAAGCCCCCAAAACCCCCTGATCCAATAATTCTGCAGCAGTGGAGACCCCCTGATAATAATGTCTATAAGGTGAACTTTGATGCAGCCACATTTCGGACCACCAATTCAGCAGGCACTGGAGTTATCGTTCGTGATTGTGCAGGTGAGGTCATTGGTGCTCTCTCAATGCCAATACCGTTGCCCCAATCAGTTGCAGCTGTGGAAGCTCTGGCATGCCGCCGAGCAGTAAAGTTTGCTGCAGAAATTGGCTTGACTCGGGTGGTGTTCGAAGGCGACTCAGCTGTGGTCATCAATGCAATTTCCTCAACCAAGGGCGACCAGACCAGCTATGGAAATGTTATTGAGGACATTTGTGCTGTTGCTTCGGGTTTCCAACTGGTTGAGTTTCATTATGTTCCTAGAGTGTGTAATACAGTTGCTGATGCGCTTGCAAAAAAAGCAAGCACAGTGACTGATATCCAGGTCTGGTTGGAGGTTTGTCCAACTGATATTATCCCTCTTGTGTTAAGGGACTTTTCAAATGTAAGGAATGATCCATGA